The Meles meles chromosome 6, mMelMel3.1 paternal haplotype, whole genome shotgun sequence DNA segment ggacagggatggggagCTTGGATTTGGGTGGGGTGGGACTGGTGGACGGCACCCCATGGACACAGCAGTGAGTCTTCCTCTCACTCCGGGCCCCTTAGGAATGTAATCGAGGATGCTGGCCCTGAGGCTGCTCAACGTGGTGGCCCCCGCCTACTTCCTGTGCATCTCCCTGGTGACCTTCGCGCTGCAGCTCTTCCTTTTCCTGCCCAGCATGCGCCAGGACCCCACCACCGCCAGGCTCTTCCCTCCCGAGCTGCTCCACGGGGCTCTCTTCCTGTTCCTCTCCACCAATGCCCTGGGCAATTACGTCCTGGTCATCCAGAACTCCCCCGACGACCTGGACACCTGCCAGGGGCCCTCGGCCAGGAGGGCCCTGTGCCCCCCGCCCAGCACCCACTTCTGCCGAGTGTGCGCCAGAGTCACCCTGAGGCACGACCATCACTGTTTCTTCACGGGCAACTGCATCGGCGGCAGGAACATGCGCAACTTCGTCCTGTTCTGCCTCTACacctcccttgcctgcctctaCTCCATGGTGGCTGGCGTGGCCTACATCTCCGCGGCCCTTTCCACCTCCTTCGCCCACCCCCTGGCCTTCCTCACTCTCCTTCCCACCTCAATCAGCCAGTTCTTCTCCGGTGAGTGACCTTGGCCGGCAGGTTGGGTCCTACAAC contains these protein-coding regions:
- the ZDHHC22 gene encoding palmitoyltransferase ZDHHC22: MLALRLLNVVAPAYFLCISLVTFALQLFLFLPSMRQDPTTARLFPPELLHGALFLFLSTNALGNYVLVIQNSPDDLDTCQGPSARRALCPPPSTHFCRVCARVTLRHDHHCFFTGNCIGGRNMRNFVLFCLYTSLACLYSMVAGVAYISAALSTSFAHPLAFLTLLPTSISQFFSGAVLGSEMFVILMLYLWFAIGLACAGFCCHQLLLILRGQTRHQVRKGVAVRARPWRKNLQEVFGKRWLLGLLVPMFNVGGESSKQHDK